TCCCGGCGGTCGCAGAAAGTGAGTGTACCAACTGTAAACAGTATATCGAATGACAAACATACAGGAACAGAATAGGAAAAAGGGCGGAAGACCGCCTACAGGCAGGGTTCGCAAGCTGTCGAAGTCTGTCACGGTGAAGTTCTCGAAGCCAAGCTACGAGGCTTTGAGACTGAGGGCGAGGAAAGCCAACCGCAAGTTGGCGGAGTACATCCGTGAGTCCACCTTGAACGGCGAGGTGGTCAGCGGACACAACACAGATACGGTTGCCATTGCCAAGAACCTCATCGGTATGGCGAACAACCTCAACCAACTTACCAAGCTGTCGCATCAGAGAGGTTTCCACGAAACCCATGTGTATGTGGTGGACTTGTTGAGAAGATTGAAAGCCATCCTTGGCGAGTATCGCCAAGTAAGTTATAAACCGAAGCCAAGCAGTATGGGCAGAAAGGAGGATGCCACATGATAGGCAAGCTAAAGAAGGGCAGCTCATTTGCTGGTTGCATCCGCTATGTTACAGGCAAGGACGAGGCGAAAATCATCGTCTCGGATGGCGTGTTGCTCGGTACGAATGCCGAGATGACGCAAAGTTTCGAGCTACAAAGGCAACTAAATCCAAGGATTAAGAAGCCTGTTGGGCACATAGCTTTGAGCTTCAAGCCAGAGGACAAGCCACGTTTGACGGATGAATTCATGGCTAAGATAGCCCTTGAATACATGCAGATGATGGGGATAAAAGATACTCAATTCATCATCGTAAGGCATCACAACACGGACAATCCACATTGCCATATAGTATATAACCGCATCAATAACGAGGGCAAACTCATATCAGACAGGAATGATTACAGACGTAATGAGCAAGTTACCAAGGCTCTAAAATCCAAGTATGGACTTAGTTACGGAACGGACAAGAGCAAGACTAACACTCGCAAATTGCGCAATGCGGAGCGTGCCAAATACGAGATTCACAATGCAGTTAAAGGTGCCTTGAATAACTCAGATAGTTGGCAGAAGTTCAAGAGCGAGCTTGCAAAACGAGGTATTCATTTAGAGTTTGTCTATAAGGATAAGGAGCAAACCAAGGTGCAAGGCATCCGTTTCTGCAAGGATGGATATAGCTTCAAGGGTACGCAGATTAGCCGAGACTATAGCTTTGGCAAACTAAATGCGAGATTAGAGGGAACGGAGAACCTTTTATCAGCAAGAGCCAAATCTGCTCAGCAATACGAGCAAGGCAATCACAAGAACAACCAGGAACCATCCATATCGGAGAGCAGTCAAAACCCTTGGGACGGCATTTCTTCCATTGGACTTTTTGCTTCTGCCAACGCTCAGACCTTTGAGTCTTTCCCAGAGGACGAATCAGCCAAGAAGAAAAAGAAGAAACGCAGAAGAGGCTTTAGCCTTTGATGCAAGTTACAAACCAAACAACATCAGAAATATGAAAGAAGAATTATTGGAAGCCATCTACGGCACAGTTGAGAGATTGGAGCAGAAAGTCGATGAACTTTCTGCTTCCACAAAGAACGCAGGAGCGGAAACCGTTCCTGCAAATAATGACATAACCAAGTTGGATAAGTCAATCAATGCGATGTTTATCAAAGAAGAGGAAGTCAGAGGTAAAATATCCAAATTAAGAGATGCCATTATCGTTTTTGCTGACCTTATTAAGGTTGAACTTGGCAAAAATGAGCAGCGAAGCAAGTTCTTGGTTGATGAAGTCAAGCAGATGAGACAAGGGAATGATGTTTCCTCGAAGGCATTGCAAGACAAACTTGAAGTGATGAACAATTCACCTCAGAAGAAACTTGTCACCCATCGCTTCGAGCCTACATCAAAGTATGTTCTTCTTTTCATTGGCGGCTTGGCTCTATCTCTTGTCCTCTCCATTTGGGGCAATCTCACCCAATGGCGAGAGCATCAAGATTGGGAGGAGGCAGACTTGAAATATAGGGCATTGAAAATGGTTCTTCCATCTGATGAGCCGAATATTCGCTACATCGAAAAGCATTTCAATGTGCAACGAGATGAAGATGTGATATACAAGCTCAGAACCAGAGTTGATGTTTATGAAGATTCTGTCTATCAACACCATAAAATGGTTGAGGTAGCATCATATAAAGATAGTGTAGCAAGAAACTTATTAATGAATCAAATAGAATAAAGATGCAAGTAAACCGTAAAAAAAAGTAAGTGAAAATGCTATTTTAGCGTTATTATGCAAAGTGTAATCACGTACAACATAGTTTAATGTAGTTTAAATATTCTCTGAAAATTACTTTGTTTCAAAAAGTCTTCATATCTTTGCACTCGGAATACAAAATGAGGCAAATAATTGCAGTTTGCTTTTGTTTTGGTGCAATTGTTCCAATAACCTTTACACAAGGTTGATACAGCCCCGTCTGTTTAAAAGGCGTAACTTCTAAGACACGTAGAATCCTAGGCAATTAACTGATGGTTTAATTTTAAAACTAAAGATTATGATTGTAAGTTTTAAAAATGGAGAAAGAGTGTTCACAATGGAAAACGCAGATTTGCGTTCCATTTGTGGTGGTACTGCGGTAGCAACACAAAGTTTCCCTTGTACAGTTCATGAAAGTGATGGTTCTGTACACACGAAAGTGGTTTCTAGTGTTGAGGAATGTTTAGAATATGGTGGACTTAAGTAATTAAGTAATGTTGAAAGTTCTGAGTTTCGACTCAGAACTTTCTTCTTAATTTTTAAATTTCTTAATATGCTTAGACTTATTTTTATATTTTTGCTTATATTGGCTCATTCTGTTTCGTATGGGAAAAAGTATACATTGTCAGAAACCCCTAATGGGTTATGTCTAAAGCAATGGTTAGGAAAGGATTCTGTCATAGATTTCAACAGCCATAAAGAACTAAAGAAAGTTAAGATTATAGGTGAGATGGCTTTTGAAAAGAACAATCATATAAAAAAAGTTATATTGCCAGCACAATTAAAAATTATAGAGAAGAGGGCTTTTAACACTTGTGAAAAGTTAGAACAGGTAAAGATTCCCCCGTCTGTAACATATATTGGTAATAGTGCATTTAATATGGACAGAAATTTACTTTTAGCTTCCTTACCAGATAGTTTAACAGAAATAGGAGAGTGGGCTTTTTGGGATTGCAATAAAGTCTCTATATCTACCATACCGCAATCTGTCATAAAGATTGGAAGACAAGCATTTACTTGCTGTGAAGGTATCACAACTCTGATTTTCAAAAATAATATGGAAGTCATTAATGATAGATGTTTTTCTGGTTGCAAAAACATAGAAAGAATAGTGTTTCCAAAAAATCTCAAGGTCATCGAGCATTTTGCATTTGCTCGTTGTATAAAACTAAAATGTGTGGATTTTCCCAAAAGTCTTGAAAAAATCAGTCATCAAGCATTTGCCAATTGTTGGGATTTAGAAATAGTGAATTTTTCATCAGCTCCCAATGTTGATTCGACGGCATTCGACAACTGTAAGTATCACTTTGGTAAATAGCAATAAACATTTAAATACAGAAAATCATGGATGTTTTGAAGCATATATTATTTCTTTTAAATATAAAATTTACATGCACATTCTTGCATAAACTTTATATGGAAAATCCTAACAATACTAATTTGTTAGGATTTTCAAATATGCTTAGACTTTATGGCATTGATACACAAGCAGGGAAAATTACCAATACGGAAACTTTTGGAAATGAGATTCTTCCATTTCTCACAAGAATAGATGATGCTTTTGTAGTTGTTGAAAATTGCAAAGAAAACATATATAAGCTATATACAGATGAATATACATATATAGAGAAAGATGCATTCTTTGAGAAGTGGGATGGTACCTTTCTTGCCTTTGAGAAAACACAATATAGTGGTGAACCTCAATATGAAAATCATAGAAAGGAGGAAAGACTGCAAACTCTTTATATAATATTGGGCTATTGTGGCTTATTGGTATTGTGTGCGTTTTCTGTTTTGGCAAATGAGAATATTTTTTCAATTTGCATGAATCTTTTAGGATGTGGAATCGGAGGATTTCTCACATACTGCATTATGGCTCAGCATGTAGGCAAAAACATTGCTAAGAAAATATGCACAAATAGTCATCATTTTGATTGTAATATAGAATATCGGTTGGGTGGTATAATAGACTTGGCTGATATTTGTGCAGCATATTTTGCTACCTTTTTCTCGTTAATAGTATTTTTAAAACTTTCAACATTATTTACAACATTATTTTGGGCATCAGCAATACCTGTTGTTGCCTGGAGTTTGTGGACACAAATCTTCGTGGTGAAGAAATTTTGCCCTATATGCTTATGTTTGCTAACAGATATATTTGTATTAAATGTATTCAATATATGTACTTTAGATTTTGGAAATGTGCATTTTTCGAACTCTGATATTAGGGATGTTATGTGTTGTGTTCTTCTTTTTATTGTATATTTGTCATTTTCGTTAAAATATTCAAAAGATATATTGGGGAAGTGTGTACAAACTGAAAATATTAGAAGAAGTAATAATTATCTAAAAGAACAATATTTATTGATGTTAAATACTTTCCCTCAAAATATAGATTCTATATCACAATGTTTGGATAGTATTAATTGGGGAGAGACAAATGCGCATAAGCATCTTGTTGCTGTATTGAATCCAACATGTGCTCCTTGTGCTTTAGATTTCTTGAACATGTATAATGCTATGGCTTTAAGTAATTCCATCAAAGTACATGTGTTTTTTGCATATTGGACAAAAGAGCAGCATGAAAAATTGGAGCTTTTAGTTTCTGCAATATTACAGAATCCCAATAAGGCAATGTATGTTATTCAAAATTGGTATGAGATTGGAGTTTATGACCAAAAGCTATTTGAGGAAAAATTCTGTGCAAAAAATATAGAACGTAAGTCTATAGACCAACTTATTGATAGGCAAAAAGAATGGTGTGTGAATAATAACATTCACTCCACCCCTTCATTTATGCTTAATGGACACTTCTTGCCAAAAGGATTTAATTTTATGGACATAATAAACTTTTAGATATGAAAATAATAAGACTAACTTCACTTATTTTGTTTTTAGGTATGACACCTACTATAATGGGACAAAACAGTTCAACTTCCGTAGATGAATACGAATGTATATACGAGTATCAAGTAAAGAATGACAAAGGTTCTTCGGATGTAACTTCTACCATTTTGCAAATCGGCAGAAACATAGCCATGTTTTCCGATTACACTGCATTCCGAGCTGACTCTGCCATTGCCTGTAAAGCTCCAGAGACAGACATTCAGAAGTTCAAGACACAAGAAATGAGAAACGATATGTTCTTCGACCAGTCTGTCTCTCAAAATGTGCCAAAGGGTAAGCTGTCTGTTTATAGTGTCATTACGCCTAATTACTACAGCTATGCGGAGAGTGGCACACCGATTGTTTGGAATTTTGACGAGGATACAGACACCATCTGCGGATATACTTGCCAGAAGGCGGTGGGAGAATATGGCGGTAGAACTTGGATGGTTTGGTATTCCACCGAGATACCTGTGTCTTTTGGTCCTTGGAAACTTTGTGGTCTGCCAGGGTTGGTATTGGCGGCAAAGGATTCTGAAGGCATACATCAGTTCAAGGCAATCACTTTCCGCAAGTCGAGCACTCCTATGAACTTGAAACCATACGCCAATGCCATCAAGACCTCAAGGGAACAATTCATCAAGTCGAAGAACAAGTTTGAGCAAAATCCGCTGGTCAACATACCTGCTGAATCCATCAGTGAGATGACTATCGAGAAGTATGAGGATGGTGGACACAGTGCCTTGGTTAATGGTGTGGTGCTGAGAATGCGCCCTAACGGATATGTTCCTCTCGAATTAAAATAGACAAAAGGAGATTTTGGTATATGAGAAGATTTTTGTTTTTGATGATGTTGGCTTGCTTCTGTAACTGCACTTTTGCACAAAGTGTGGTTACAGGAGTTGTGCGTGATACCACAGGCACGAACTTGGAAGGTGTCATCGTTAGAATAAATGCCGACAAGGCAACGCTTGGTTTTGCGAGAACGGCAGAAAATGGCTCTTACAAGATAACTTTCAAGACCGATGCCAAGCAGATAACTATTACAGCCGAAGCCATCGGATATGAGAAAGCCAAGAAGGAAATCAAGAATCTCTCACAAGCGTGTAACTTCAATCTGAAGGAGAAGTCAACAGCCCTCAAGGAAGTTGTCGTAAAAGCCCCTGCCATCTATCAGCGTGGTGATACCTTGTCTTACAACTTAGCCTCATATATCGGAAAGAACGACTATACGCTGAAGGATGCCATGAAGAAACTTCCAGGAATCGAAGTTGGTGACAAAGGTTCCATCAAATATCTGGGCAAGGAGATTTCCAACTTTTATATCAATGGCATGGACTTGTTGGGGGGAAGATATAACATTGCCACAACCAACATACCTGCTTCCTTTGTCAACTCCGTCCAAGTGCTCAACAACCATCAGGCAGTAAAAGCCGACAAGGATGTTTTTTCAGACAACGTTGCTATCAACGTGAATATGAGCAACAAGGCTAAGTTCAAGCCTGTAGGCTCTTATGGCGTTTCGCTCGGTGCTGGCAAGCATACCTTGTATGAAGTGAATGGTGCGGGAATGCTCTTCAAGTCAAACTTCCAAATGTTGGCTTCGCTAAAAGCAGGCAACATCAGTCAGTTCGCATTGAATGAAGGAACGAACCATTTCGATAGCAAGGAAACTGTATCTACAGTGTCAAGTTTGCTGGGAAACATTTCCGCTTCCACTCCTCCCATTGAGGTGGATAGGTATGCCTCACCAACTGACCGCTTGTTGTCGTTCAACATATTGAGGAAGATTAGAAAGGATGTTACCATTAAGGGAAATGTCGGATATAGCTATGCGAAAAGTCAATATGACTATAGCTTGACTAGAAGCTATACCGATGCGGAAAACAATATCGTTATCTCACAAGCATATTCACCTCTGTCATCTGTGCATCGCCCAAGCATTCAGTTGGAATACAAAGACAACTCAGACAAGACTTATCTCGTCAACACTTTGTCGGGCGTTGGCTCTTTCTTGACATCAGAGTTGCCGACAAGGGAAAACGGCACGCTCTTTAACCAGAAGCAGACCATGCGAGAGTTCTTTCTGAACAACAAGTTTTCTACATTATGGCATCACAAGGACTTGCGATGGTCGTTGACGTCGGTTGTCTCATACCAAGGTTCTCCCATGGGAAAGGTAGCTCTTGACAAAGAAACGAAAGATGCTGTTGTACAGAATGCCAATGGGCAAAGTTTCCGCACAGAGAACACACTCTCTCTGTCTAAGAAGCATCGTAATTCACGTATCTATTTGCCGATATTACTGAACTATTACATGGATAAAGTACAGACGACTTTACATCCTATGGATGAAAGCAACGATGTGAGTATGCAAAATCTCAGAGTGGCATTGGCTCCACAATATGAATATTCGCATTTTCAATACAGATATGTCTTACGTTTGGAAGTGCCTGTGCGCATGGACTATATAGCTCACAGAGACCACATGATTGCATCTTCTTCTGGCTCTTGGTATTTTTCTGTTTGCCCAAGTATGTATTGCAACTATAAGCTCACTTCTCGCTCAGTGCTTCGTACCAACATATTCTACGCCCGTACATTCGGAGACATCTTGGATTTCTTGAAATCTCCTGTCCGAATCGATGATACTTCCATGAAGATGGGTTCGGGCATCTTGGCGGATAACAAGAGTTTGAACGCCTCGTTGCATTACGACTATAAGATACCGCTGAAAATGTGGTTCTTCAATGCTGATATTCTGTATAATCAAGAGAGAAGCAACATTCTGGCAAGCCAGGATGCAAGCAATACGCTCGTAACCATGTCGAAGGTATATGCCCCAAACACAGCAAAAAGTCTCATAGGGCAAGTAGGCATTACCAAATTCATAGAGTCCATCAAGACCAAGATTTCCTTGAACGGTGGCTATCAGTGGAGACGGCAAATGACCTTGCAGAATGGTTATCAACAGAAATATACATGGAAAAGCTTGACGTTCTCTCCTTATCTGACATCGCAACCTTGCAAATACGTAGAGTTGGATTACAATGGCATGTTTGCCAAGACTTATCTTTATGCTGCTTATCAAAACGACAGCTATCTGAGCCAACAGCACAAGGTTTCTTTGAAAATCATGCCCTTTGATGGCTTCGTATTTGACACATCTACAGATATTGTAAAAAATGAGTTGACGAAAGATGTGACCAAGACGATGGCTCTATTGGATATGGGCTTGTCTTATCGAAAAAAAGCGGTAAAGGTATCCCTTGACATCAGAAACATTCTGAACCAACATCAATATGGCTACACCATCTACAATTCCGTCAACACTTTCACATATAATTATCAACTGAGGGGAAGGGAGTGTGTCTGCTCGGTAAAACTAACGATATAAAGAATGAATAAAATACATTTCATAAAGCAACACGATGGCATGCAGTGTGGTGCTGCATGTTTGGCAATGATTGTCAATTCATATGGTGTCAAGTGTTCCTTAGAATATGTTTCACAAATGTTACATATAGGGAAAAATGGCGTCTCAATGTTTGCTATTACAGAGGCTGCAAATGAAATTGGTTTCAATTGCCAAGGGCAATTGTATACTGTTGAACAATTGAAAGAAGCACAAATGCCTTGTATTTTACATTGGAACCAGAACCACTTTGTTGTATTATTTAAGATTAGTAAAAAAGAAGTTTTTTGCATTGCAGACCCAGGAAAAGGATTGCTAAAATTAACTTTCGAAGACTTTTGTAGACATTGGATTAGTACAGAACAGCAAGGAACGAGGGGGACTGTGTTATTGCTGACTCCTACAGAAAAGCTGGAAAACTTTCATATAGACAAATATCACTCAAACAAATCCAAGCATGTTTTGTGGAAATACATATTGAAATATAGGTATTTGTACATTATGTTATTATTGGGGCTATTTGTCGGTAGTCTCTTGCAACTTGTCTTGCCATTCCTTACCCAATCCATCGTGGATGTTGGTATCAAGAACCAAAACATAGGATTCGTTTGGCTTATACTGTTGGGACAGTTAATGCTCACAATCAGTAGAACGGCTATTGACTTTATCCGCAGATGGCTGTTGCTCCACATATCACTGCGCATCAACATATCGTTGGTGAGCGACTTCTTCATCAAGCTATTGAAGTTGCCGATGTCTTTCTTTGACACGAAACTCATGGGCGACTTGATGCAGAGAATGAACGACCATAGTCGAGTAAATACTTTCTTGACACAGCAGACTCTCAACATAACTTTTGTAATATTCACCTTTGTGGTGTTCTCATTGGTTCTGTTCTTCTACAACAAATTGGTGTTTGTCATCTTCTTGTTGGGAAGCATCCTCTATGGTGTATGGATGACCTTGTTTTTGAAACGAAGAAAGGTTCTTGATTATGAACTGTTTGAGCAGCAAGCCATCAATAATAACAAGACTTATGAATTTATCACTTCTATGCAGGAAATCAAATTACAGGGTTGTGAGCAACGCAGAAGATGGGAATGGGAGGACACACAAGCTGACTTGTTCGGCGTGCAGATGAAGTCGCTCAAACTCCAACAGACTCAGGAGGCAGGAAGCATCTTTATTAATGAGGTGAAGAACATCATCATTACGGTAGTCGCTGCAACCGCCGTGATTCATGGGCAAATGACACTCGGTATGATGCTTGCCGTGCAATACATCATCGGACAGCTCAACTCACCAGTGGAGCAACTGATGAACTTCTTCTATTCTCTACAAGATGTGAAGATTAGCTTGGAGCGAATCAACGAGATTCACCAGATGGATGATGAGAATGGAAAGGAAGGCTTGCTAACTTCTATTGAAGATAAGAATGAGGGCATTGACATCAAGAACATCATGTTCAAGTACGACCCACATGCTTTGCGCAAAACCATAGACGATGTGAGCATTCACATTCCGCAAGGTAAGGTAACAGCCATCGTTGGCGCATCTGGCAGTGGAAAGACCACCCTCATCCGTTTGATGCTTGGTTACTATCCTGTCTTGGAAGGACAAATCAACATAGGCAATACAGACATCAACAAGCTCAACAAGAAATGGTGGCGCAGACAATGTGGCGTTGTGATGCAGGAAGGTGTCATCTTCTCGGAGAGTATCGCACGTAACATAGCCGTTGATGATGGTGACATAGACAAGGAACGGTTGCTAAAAGCAGCCGAGATAGCTTGTATCAAGGATTATGTGATGGCTTTGCCTCTGAAGTTCAACACCAAGATTGGACGTGATGGCGTGGGACTGAGCCAGGGACAGAAACAACGCATCTTGATAGCGAGGGCGGTGTATAAGAATCCTGACTATATCTTCCTTGACGAGGCAACCAACTCGCTAGATGCTAACAACGAGAGAAGCATCGTGGAGAACTTGGATAAGTTCTACAAGGGCAAGACTGTTGTGATTGTGGCTCATCGCCTGAGTACGGTGAAGAATGCCGACCAAATTGTGGTCATCGACCATGGAAATGTGGTTGAAGTTGGCAATCATGAATCGCTGACAGCCAAGCGAGGAGCATACTATAATCTTGTGAAGAATCAGTTGGAATTGGGAAACTAAAATGCTTTTGACATGGAACAGAAAGAAAAAGAAACAGATAATATCGAGTTGAGAAGCGAGAAGGTGAGGAACGTGATAGGCAAGGTTCCTCCTCGCCTCGTCAGCTTGGGAACGGTTGTCATTACGATAATAGTCCTCGCCCTCGCAGTTGCTTTCTACAAGATACCTTATCCTATATCCATAGAGGCTAATGGTGAGGTCATCAATCAAAGAACAGTGCAAGTGTTTGTGCCATACAAGTATTTGTATCTTTTCAATGAGCCAAGGACGGCTCATGTATCTTTCGAGGGCAACGATAATGCATCTTATAACTGCGACATCACAAGCCATAAAGCCAGGCTCATACATAGGGAAGATGGTAACTATTTTATGGCTATAGCCACTGTGAGTACACAGGGACAAAAGTCCCCTGTGTTGCAAAAGTACATGAAAGCCGATGTCAGAATCATCGTCAGCAACAAAACGTTATGGCAGCAGGTATTCGGATAAGCTATATCCGAATACTGCTGTTTGTTTTTGGATACATATTGTTGGTAAGCATCAGATTTAACTCAAAAAGTTCTAAATTCCGTAAATTTCTCCTTGCTAGTTATGGGATATTTAGAAAATTGTCGTATCTTTGTCCCCGAATTGAGGCGTTCTTTGCATATTGCAAAATACAGAAACGAGCAGAAGTCCGCTCGTTTCCATATTGTTACCTATATAATATAGGCAAACGCCCAACTTCTTGATTTTCAATCAAAGTCCAATTTAGAGCGAGTTAGTTTTTTTAACGAAATTCGGAATCAGAGGCTGCTGAAAATCGACCCTTATCGCCACCCGAAATTTGGTGGTATCAGAATTTCATTGTACCTTTGCACCGGCATTCAGAAGAAAGGCGCCTGATGACAACGAGAACAAGAACACCAATAACAGAAAAGCGGGTGTGCCATAGTCATTATCCTGACTTATAACAAACCCGCTTATATATAAAAGCCATCTTACAGATTGAACCTCAAGCCAAATTGAAGATTGAAATTCAGCTTCTTATCCTTGAAGGTATTCTCTATATCGCTTCCGTTGTCGAAGTAATACTTGGCGCCCGGCTCGATGTATAAGCCCAGACTTGGCGAGATGTCATATTGCGCACCGAGCGAAGCCTTCCCGGAGAATTGCACTTTGTCTCGCTTGGCATCCTGCTTTTTGGTTCCATCTTCGTCGGTATCATTCTTCACGTTGTAAGCTGCCTCGGCGCCAGCCATCACGTAGGCATGGAAGCCGCCACTCCTCCACAATTCATAATTCAAGCCTACCGGGATGCCTACATAATGAAGCACCTGATGAACATTGTAGTCATTGTTTGGAGCATACGGATAGAAATCGGAAGAGGTGCGGGTATAAACCACGCCCGTGCTCAACAACAAGCGAGGAGCCACGCCAAAGGCTATCTGCATGCCCACGGATACTGGAGCATGATGCTTCGCCTTTCCCTGCGGCGATTTCTGGAGTGCCTTATAGGCTGCCGCCATCAGATAATCCACGTCGTTGCTTCCACCCACCGAAGGGGCGGGATATACGCCTGGCATCGGATCTGCCATCACTCCCGAATCAGAATAACGATTGGCGATGTTACTGCCGGAATTGACACTCCCCATTCCTGCACCCAGATTTTCGGCATAGAGCTTCATCGATACTCCCGCCACTTCGCTATTCCTGGAGAAATGATAAGAAGAGGATGAATTTGGTTCAGCGTGACTCTGCGCTGATTCTGCTGATTTGTATTTCGAAGCAACCAGCGGAGCCTCATCCGAAGCAACAGCTACCATTGTTTCGCCTTCATCATTCATGGGTGCAGCTGATTGAACTGGCACAGAGGCGTAATCGGAAGAAAGCAGAGAAGCTGCCGATGAAGCAGCCTTTTGCCTACTCTTGGAATCTGCGGATTTGATATCAGCAGCAAGCAGCGGAACTTGCTTCGAATGAGAGGAAGATGCTGCCGACAGAGAGGGAGATGCTGATGACAGAGAGGGAGATGCTGCCGACAGAGAGGAAGATGCTGCTGATGATGCAGATGAAGCTTCTGATGACGCCAGGGATGCCAACTGTGCATTGCCCTGCTCCACATCCTCCTGATGCAGATAAACATAGCTTCCACCTATTCCAAGCAAGGCCACGGCGGCTGCGGCTGCCGACCATCGTTTCAACGTGACAACCCGGGCTTTCGATTCCTTCTCCACCCTTTTGACAGGATGATTTTCAGGAACCCCATTCTCCCCTGCTACAGGCTGATTCTGAGCAAGCGATTGTGCAATGCCAGCCCACAAGTCGTGCTTGACAGGCTCCTGATAGTCTGTCATCTGATCTCGAAGTTTGCTTGTCCAATCCTTGTTACTCATATTCTTTCTCGTTTAATGTATTCAAATAATCGTTTATTTTCTTTGCCAAGAGCTTTTTGGCTCTCAGATATTGCGAAGCTGAGGAGCTTTCCTTGATGCCTAGCTGCTCGGCGATTTCCTTGTGGCTGCGCTGCTCAAACACAAACATGTTGAGCACCAGGCGATAGCCCTCGGGCAATTCGCCTATCATCCTCGTTAATTCTGCAGGCGGCACCCGTTCTACCTCAGGATCCTCGTCTGGAACCTCTTCCGGAACCTCATCCACAAAGGTGAGTCGGGACTGCTTCCTCGTCATACTGATGGCTTCGTTCACCACGATGCGGAGGAGCCATGCCTTCAGCGAACCCTCGCCCCGGAAATCGAAACTGGCGATGTTGGAGAAAAACTTCACGAAACTCTCC
The Segatella copri DNA segment above includes these coding regions:
- a CDS encoding GLPGLI family protein is translated as MKIIRLTSLILFLGMTPTIMGQNSSTSVDEYECIYEYQVKNDKGSSDVTSTILQIGRNIAMFSDYTAFRADSAIACKAPETDIQKFKTQEMRNDMFFDQSVSQNVPKGKLSVYSVITPNYYSYAESGTPIVWNFDEDTDTICGYTCQKAVGEYGGRTWMVWYSTEIPVSFGPWKLCGLPGLVLAAKDSEGIHQFKAITFRKSSTPMNLKPYANAIKTSREQFIKSKNKFEQNPLVNIPAESISEMTIEKYEDGGHSALVNGVVLRMRPNGYVPLELK
- a CDS encoding relaxase/mobilization nuclease domain-containing protein — its product is MIGKLKKGSSFAGCIRYVTGKDEAKIIVSDGVLLGTNAEMTQSFELQRQLNPRIKKPVGHIALSFKPEDKPRLTDEFMAKIALEYMQMMGIKDTQFIIVRHHNTDNPHCHIVYNRINNEGKLISDRNDYRRNEQVTKALKSKYGLSYGTDKSKTNTRKLRNAERAKYEIHNAVKGALNNSDSWQKFKSELAKRGIHLEFVYKDKEQTKVQGIRFCKDGYSFKGTQISRDYSFGKLNARLEGTENLLSARAKSAQQYEQGNHKNNQEPSISESSQNPWDGISSIGLFASANAQTFESFPEDESAKKKKKKRRRGFSL
- a CDS encoding plasmid mobilization protein, translated to MTNIQEQNRKKGGRPPTGRVRKLSKSVTVKFSKPSYEALRLRARKANRKLAEYIRESTLNGEVVSGHNTDTVAIAKNLIGMANNLNQLTKLSHQRGFHETHVYVVDLLRRLKAILGEYRQVSYKPKPSSMGRKEDAT
- a CDS encoding leucine-rich repeat domain-containing protein; translated protein: MLRLIFIFLLILAHSVSYGKKYTLSETPNGLCLKQWLGKDSVIDFNSHKELKKVKIIGEMAFEKNNHIKKVILPAQLKIIEKRAFNTCEKLEQVKIPPSVTYIGNSAFNMDRNLLLASLPDSLTEIGEWAFWDCNKVSISTIPQSVIKIGRQAFTCCEGITTLIFKNNMEVINDRCFSGCKNIERIVFPKNLKVIEHFAFARCIKLKCVDFPKSLEKISHQAFANCWDLEIVNFSSAPNVDSTAFDNCKYHFGK
- a CDS encoding vitamin K epoxide reductase family protein, producing the protein MDVLKHILFLLNIKFTCTFLHKLYMENPNNTNLLGFSNMLRLYGIDTQAGKITNTETFGNEILPFLTRIDDAFVVVENCKENIYKLYTDEYTYIEKDAFFEKWDGTFLAFEKTQYSGEPQYENHRKEERLQTLYIILGYCGLLVLCAFSVLANENIFSICMNLLGCGIGGFLTYCIMAQHVGKNIAKKICTNSHHFDCNIEYRLGGIIDLADICAAYFATFFSLIVFLKLSTLFTTLFWASAIPVVAWSLWTQIFVVKKFCPICLCLLTDIFVLNVFNICTLDFGNVHFSNSDIRDVMCCVLLFIVYLSFSLKYSKDILGKCVQTENIRRSNNYLKEQYLLMLNTFPQNIDSISQCLDSINWGETNAHKHLVAVLNPTCAPCALDFLNMYNAMALSNSIKVHVFFAYWTKEQHEKLELLVSAILQNPNKAMYVIQNWYEIGVYDQKLFEEKFCAKNIERKSIDQLIDRQKEWCVNNNIHSTPSFMLNGHFLPKGFNFMDIINF